The Pan paniscus chromosome 1, NHGRI_mPanPan1-v2.0_pri, whole genome shotgun sequence genome has a segment encoding these proteins:
- the RUSC1 gene encoding AP-4 complex accessory subunit RUSC1 isoform X1, producing MLSPQRALLCNLNHIHLQHVSLGLHLSRRPELQEGPLSTPPPPGDTGGKESRGPCSGTLVDANSNSPAVPCRCCQEHGPGLENRQDPSQEEEGAASPSDPGCSSSLSSCSDLSPDESPVSVYLRDLPGDEDAHPQPSIIPLEQGSPLASAGPGTCSPDSFCCSPDSCSGASSSPDPGLDSNCNALTTCQDVPSPGLEEEDERAERDLPTSELLEADDGKIDAGKTEPSWKINPIWKIDTEKTKAEWKTTENNNTGWKNNGNVNSSWKSEPEKFDSGWKTNTRITDSGSKTDAGKIDGGWRSDVSEEPVPHRTITSFHELAQKRKRGPGLPLVPQAKKDRSDWLIVFSPDTELPPSGSPGGSSAPPREVTTFKELRSRSRAPAPPVPPRDPPVGWALVPPRPPPPPVPPRRKKNRPGLQPIAEGQSEEGRAVSPAAGEEAPAAKEPGAQAGLEAGPLLLPRPLVFRFSADGRPLLEGGGAGAAGSLLLAPLAGWPGAGLRLLGAPSPPEEQLLPVRLSPVGAYSPPTRGALPCLASPELALLLSPLFPRSSTFPAAAPPPRQVPAPPLPPQPRPPKAPRWTRSPSPPPRLLRSSWSFAGVPGAQRLWMAEAQSGTGQLQEQKKGLLIAVSASVDKIISHFGAARNLVQKAQLGDSRLSPDVGHLVLTTLCPALHALVADGLKPFRKDLITGQRRSSPWSVVEASVKPGSSTRSLGTLYSQVSRLAPLSSSRSRFHAFILGLLNTKQLELWFSSLQEDAGLLSLLYLPTGFFSLARGGCPSLSTELLLLLQPLSVLTFHLDLLFEHHHHLPLGPPQAPAPPGPPPALQQTMQAMLHFGGRLAQSLRGTSKEAASDPSDSPNLPTPGSWWEQLTQASRVYASGGTGGFPLSRWAPGRHGTAAEEGAQERPLPTDEMAPGRGLWLGRLFGVPGGPAENENGGLKSRRPSSWLPPTVSVLALVKRGAPPETPSPQELEASAPRMVQTHRAVRTLCDHTAARPDQLSFRRGEVLRVITTVDEDWLRCGRDGMEGLVPVGYTSLVL from the exons ATGCTGTCCCCTCAGAGAGCTTTACTCTGCAACCTCAACCACATCCACCTCCAGCACGTCTCCCTGGGCCTGCACTTGTCCCGCCGTCCTGAGCTACAGGAGGGGCCTTTGAGCACACCCCCTCCTCCAGGAGACACTGGGGGCAAGGAGAGCAGGGGCCCCTGCAGTGGCACCCTGGTGGACGCCAATTCCAACAGCCCAGCTGTGCCCTGCCGGTGCTGCCAGGAGCACGGTCCGGGCCTAGAAAACCGGCAGGACCCGTCACAGGAGGAAGAGGGGGCTGCctctccctcagacccaggctgCTCCTCCTCACTCAGCTCCTGCTCAGATCTTAGCCCCGATGAGTCCCCTGTCTCAGTCTACTTGCGGGACCTCCCTGGTGATGAGGATGCCCACCCTCAGCCCAGTATCATCCCCCTGGAGCAGGGCTCCCCACTGGCTTCAGCAGGCCCTGGCACCTGCTCACCGGACAGCTTCTGCTGCTCTCCTGATTCCTGCTCCGGAGCTTCTTCTTCACCCGATCCTGGCCTGGACTCGAATTGCAACGCCCTGACCACCTGCCAGGACGTCCCTTCCCCAGGCTTGGAGGAAGAGGACGAGAGGGCGGAGCGGGATCTCCCTACCTCTGAGCTCTTAGAGGCGGATGATGGGAAAATCGACGCTGGGAAAACGGAGCCCAGTTGGAAGATTAACCCAATTTGGAAAATTGACACAGAGAAAACTAAAGCTGAATGGAAAACCACTGAAAACAATAACACTGGCTGGAAAAACAACGGGAATGTTAACTCTAGCTGGAAAAGTGAACCTGAAAAATTCGACTCTGGTTGGAAAACCAACACAAGAATAACTGATTCTGGCTCGAAAACAGATGCAGGGAAAATTGATGGAGGATGGAGAAGTGACGTCAGCGAGGAGCCGGTGCCCCACCGGACAATCACGTCCTTCCACGAGCTGGCCCAGAAGCGCAAGCGGGGCCCAGGGCTGCCCCTTGTCCCGCAGGCGAAGAAAGATCGCAGTGACTGGCTCATAGTCTTCTCGCCCGACACCGAGCTCCCCCCCTCGGGGTCGCCGGGCGGCTCCTCGGCACCTCCTCGGGAAGTCACCACCTTCAAGGAACTCCGGTCCCGAAGCCGGGCCCCAGCCCCGCCAGTCCCGCCTCGAGACCCCCCAGTTGGCTGGGCTTTGGTCCCGCCCCGGCCCCCACCCCCGCCTGTCCCTCCCCGAAGGAAGAAGAACCGACCTGGACTGCAGCCCATAGCGGAGGGGCAGTCCGAGGAGGGCCGGGCTGTCAGCCCAGCGGCTGGCGAGGAGGCCCCAGCCGCGAAGGAGCCGGGCGCGCAGGCCGGCCTGGAGG CCGGTCCCCTCCTGCTCCCTCGGCCCCTGGTTTTCCGGTTCTCGGCCGACGGGCGCcccctgttggagggtgggggcGCAGGCGCAGCTGGGTCTCTGCTCCTGGCTCCTCTGGCCGGGTGGCCCGGCGCCGGGCTGCGGCTGCTGGGGGCGCCGAGCCCCCCAGAGGAGCAGCTGCTGCCCGTCCGCCTGTCCCCGGTGGGAGCCTATTCGCCTCCGACTCGGGGAGCCttgccctgcctggccagccccgAGCTGGCACTGCTGCTGTCCCCGCTCTTTCCCAGAAGTAGCACCTTCCCCGCCGCGGCTCCCCCACCCCGCCAGGTACCCGCCCCCCCGCTGCCACCGCAACCTCGTCCGCCGAAGGCCCCTCGCTGGACCAGGAGCCCATCGCCTCCGCCCAGGCTAC TCCGTAGTTCGTGGTCCTTCGCCGGTGTCCCCGGAGCCCAGCGGCTGTGGATGGCAGAAGCCCAGAGTGGGACTGGTCAGCTGCAGGAGCAGAAGAAAG GTCTTCTGATAGCCGTCAGCGCCTCCGTTGATAAAATCATCTCGCATTTCGGGGCCGCCCGGAACTTGGTGCAGAAG GCCCAGTTGGGTGATAGCCGGCTGAGCCCGGATGTGGGGCACCTGGTGCTGACCACCCTCTGCCCGGCCCTCCACGCCCTGGTGGCGGACGGGCTGAAGCCTTTCCGGAAGGACCTCATCACCGGGCAGCGCAGGAGCAGCCCCTGGAGCGTGGTGGAGGCGTCGGTGAAGCCAG GCTCCAGCACCCGCTCCCTTGGAACCCTGTATAGCCAGGTCAGCCGTCTAGCCCCGCTGAGCAGCAGCCGTAGCCGCTTCCATGCCTTTATCCTGGGCCTCCTCAA CACCAAGCAGTTGGAGCTGTGGTTTTCCAGTCTCCAGGAAGATGCAG GCCTGCTCTCCCTCCTGTACCTGCCAACAGGATTTTTCTCCCTGGCCCGTGGTGGCTGTCCCTCCCTGTCCACagagctgctgctcctgctgcagCCATTGTCGGTGCTCACTTTCCACCTGGACCTGCTCTTTGAGCACCACCACCACCTGCCCCTGGGCCCACCTCAGGCCCCTGCCCCTCCAGGCCCACCTCCAGCTCTGCAGCAGACTATGCAAGCCATGCTGCACTTTGGGGGCCGGCTGGCCCAGAGCCTTCGGGGGACTTCCAAGGAAGCTGCTTCAGACCCCTCTGACTCTCCAAACCTTCCCACAccagggagctggtgggagcagTTGACCCAGGCCTCCCGGGTCTATGCCTCTGGGGGCACTGGGGGCTTTCCTCTTTCCCGATGGGCACCGGGGCGTCATGGGACTGCAGCTGAAGAAGGTGCACAGGAGAGACCCCTGCCCACAGATGAGATGGCACCAGGCAGGGGCCTCTGGTTGGGAAGACTATTTGGAGTGCCTGGGGGCCCCGCAGAAAATGAGAATGGAGGCCTAAAGTCCAG GAGACCATCTAGCTGGCTGCCCCCGACAGTGAGTGTGTTGGCTCTTGTGAAGAGGGGGGCACCTCCCGAGACGCCTTCTCCTCAGGAGCTTGAGGCCTCAGCACCCAGGATGGTGCAAACCCATAG GGCAGTGCGGACTCTctgtgatcacactgctgcaAGACCTGACCAGTTGAGCTTCCGGCGTGGGGAAGTGCTGCGTGTCATCACCACAGTGGATGAGGACTGGCTCCGCTGTGGGCGGGATGGCATGGAGGGTCTGGTGCCTGTGGGGTATACCTCCCTTGTTCTGTAG
- the RUSC1 gene encoding AP-4 complex accessory subunit RUSC1 isoform X2 translates to MLSPQRALLCNLNHIHLQHVSLGLHLSRRPELQEGPLSTPPPPGDTGGKESRGPCSGTLVDANSNSPAVPCRCCQEHGPGLENRQDPSQEEEGAASPSDPGCSSSLSSCSDLSPDESPVSVYLRDLPGDEDAHPQPSIIPLEQGSPLASAGPGTCSPDSFCCSPDSCSGASSSPDPGLDSNCNALTTCQDVPSPGLEEEDERAERDLPTSELLEADDGKIDAGKTEPSWKINPIWKIDTEKTKAEWKTTENNNTGWKNNGNVNSSWKSEPEKFDSGWKTNTRITDSGSKTDAGKIDGGWRSDVSEEPVPHRTITSFHELAQKRKRGPGLPLVPQAKKDRSDWLIVFSPDTELPPSGSPGGSSAPPREVTTFKELRSRSRAPAPPVPPRDPPVGWALVPPRPPPPPVPPRRKKNRPGLQPIAEGQSEEGRAVSPAAGEEAPAAKEPGAQAGLEVRSSWSFAGVPGAQRLWMAEAQSGTGQLQEQKKGLLIAVSASVDKIISHFGAARNLVQKAQLGDSRLSPDVGHLVLTTLCPALHALVADGLKPFRKDLITGQRRSSPWSVVEASVKPGSSTRSLGTLYSQVSRLAPLSSSRSRFHAFILGLLNTKQLELWFSSLQEDAGLLSLLYLPTGFFSLARGGCPSLSTELLLLLQPLSVLTFHLDLLFEHHHHLPLGPPQAPAPPGPPPALQQTMQAMLHFGGRLAQSLRGTSKEAASDPSDSPNLPTPGSWWEQLTQASRVYASGGTGGFPLSRWAPGRHGTAAEEGAQERPLPTDEMAPGRGLWLGRLFGVPGGPAENENGGLKSRRPSSWLPPTVSVLALVKRGAPPETPSPQELEASAPRMVQTHRAVRTLCDHTAARPDQLSFRRGEVLRVITTVDEDWLRCGRDGMEGLVPVGYTSLVL, encoded by the exons ATGCTGTCCCCTCAGAGAGCTTTACTCTGCAACCTCAACCACATCCACCTCCAGCACGTCTCCCTGGGCCTGCACTTGTCCCGCCGTCCTGAGCTACAGGAGGGGCCTTTGAGCACACCCCCTCCTCCAGGAGACACTGGGGGCAAGGAGAGCAGGGGCCCCTGCAGTGGCACCCTGGTGGACGCCAATTCCAACAGCCCAGCTGTGCCCTGCCGGTGCTGCCAGGAGCACGGTCCGGGCCTAGAAAACCGGCAGGACCCGTCACAGGAGGAAGAGGGGGCTGCctctccctcagacccaggctgCTCCTCCTCACTCAGCTCCTGCTCAGATCTTAGCCCCGATGAGTCCCCTGTCTCAGTCTACTTGCGGGACCTCCCTGGTGATGAGGATGCCCACCCTCAGCCCAGTATCATCCCCCTGGAGCAGGGCTCCCCACTGGCTTCAGCAGGCCCTGGCACCTGCTCACCGGACAGCTTCTGCTGCTCTCCTGATTCCTGCTCCGGAGCTTCTTCTTCACCCGATCCTGGCCTGGACTCGAATTGCAACGCCCTGACCACCTGCCAGGACGTCCCTTCCCCAGGCTTGGAGGAAGAGGACGAGAGGGCGGAGCGGGATCTCCCTACCTCTGAGCTCTTAGAGGCGGATGATGGGAAAATCGACGCTGGGAAAACGGAGCCCAGTTGGAAGATTAACCCAATTTGGAAAATTGACACAGAGAAAACTAAAGCTGAATGGAAAACCACTGAAAACAATAACACTGGCTGGAAAAACAACGGGAATGTTAACTCTAGCTGGAAAAGTGAACCTGAAAAATTCGACTCTGGTTGGAAAACCAACACAAGAATAACTGATTCTGGCTCGAAAACAGATGCAGGGAAAATTGATGGAGGATGGAGAAGTGACGTCAGCGAGGAGCCGGTGCCCCACCGGACAATCACGTCCTTCCACGAGCTGGCCCAGAAGCGCAAGCGGGGCCCAGGGCTGCCCCTTGTCCCGCAGGCGAAGAAAGATCGCAGTGACTGGCTCATAGTCTTCTCGCCCGACACCGAGCTCCCCCCCTCGGGGTCGCCGGGCGGCTCCTCGGCACCTCCTCGGGAAGTCACCACCTTCAAGGAACTCCGGTCCCGAAGCCGGGCCCCAGCCCCGCCAGTCCCGCCTCGAGACCCCCCAGTTGGCTGGGCTTTGGTCCCGCCCCGGCCCCCACCCCCGCCTGTCCCTCCCCGAAGGAAGAAGAACCGACCTGGACTGCAGCCCATAGCGGAGGGGCAGTCCGAGGAGGGCCGGGCTGTCAGCCCAGCGGCTGGCGAGGAGGCCCCAGCCGCGAAGGAGCCGGGCGCGCAGGCCGGCCTGGAGG TCCGTAGTTCGTGGTCCTTCGCCGGTGTCCCCGGAGCCCAGCGGCTGTGGATGGCAGAAGCCCAGAGTGGGACTGGTCAGCTGCAGGAGCAGAAGAAAG GTCTTCTGATAGCCGTCAGCGCCTCCGTTGATAAAATCATCTCGCATTTCGGGGCCGCCCGGAACTTGGTGCAGAAG GCCCAGTTGGGTGATAGCCGGCTGAGCCCGGATGTGGGGCACCTGGTGCTGACCACCCTCTGCCCGGCCCTCCACGCCCTGGTGGCGGACGGGCTGAAGCCTTTCCGGAAGGACCTCATCACCGGGCAGCGCAGGAGCAGCCCCTGGAGCGTGGTGGAGGCGTCGGTGAAGCCAG GCTCCAGCACCCGCTCCCTTGGAACCCTGTATAGCCAGGTCAGCCGTCTAGCCCCGCTGAGCAGCAGCCGTAGCCGCTTCCATGCCTTTATCCTGGGCCTCCTCAA CACCAAGCAGTTGGAGCTGTGGTTTTCCAGTCTCCAGGAAGATGCAG GCCTGCTCTCCCTCCTGTACCTGCCAACAGGATTTTTCTCCCTGGCCCGTGGTGGCTGTCCCTCCCTGTCCACagagctgctgctcctgctgcagCCATTGTCGGTGCTCACTTTCCACCTGGACCTGCTCTTTGAGCACCACCACCACCTGCCCCTGGGCCCACCTCAGGCCCCTGCCCCTCCAGGCCCACCTCCAGCTCTGCAGCAGACTATGCAAGCCATGCTGCACTTTGGGGGCCGGCTGGCCCAGAGCCTTCGGGGGACTTCCAAGGAAGCTGCTTCAGACCCCTCTGACTCTCCAAACCTTCCCACAccagggagctggtgggagcagTTGACCCAGGCCTCCCGGGTCTATGCCTCTGGGGGCACTGGGGGCTTTCCTCTTTCCCGATGGGCACCGGGGCGTCATGGGACTGCAGCTGAAGAAGGTGCACAGGAGAGACCCCTGCCCACAGATGAGATGGCACCAGGCAGGGGCCTCTGGTTGGGAAGACTATTTGGAGTGCCTGGGGGCCCCGCAGAAAATGAGAATGGAGGCCTAAAGTCCAG GAGACCATCTAGCTGGCTGCCCCCGACAGTGAGTGTGTTGGCTCTTGTGAAGAGGGGGGCACCTCCCGAGACGCCTTCTCCTCAGGAGCTTGAGGCCTCAGCACCCAGGATGGTGCAAACCCATAG GGCAGTGCGGACTCTctgtgatcacactgctgcaAGACCTGACCAGTTGAGCTTCCGGCGTGGGGAAGTGCTGCGTGTCATCACCACAGTGGATGAGGACTGGCTCCGCTGTGGGCGGGATGGCATGGAGGGTCTGGTGCCTGTGGGGTATACCTCCCTTGTTCTGTAG
- the RUSC1 gene encoding AP-4 complex accessory subunit RUSC1 isoform X3 codes for MPPTCSPGLRRQDWAPGRCAGLHLPPRALSSPALQALAGQAGVRSSWSFAGVPGAQRLWMAEAQSGTGQLQEQKKGLLIAVSASVDKIISHFGAARNLVQKAQLGDSRLSPDVGHLVLTTLCPALHALVADGLKPFRKDLITGQRRSSPWSVVEASVKPGSSTRSLGTLYSQVSRLAPLSSSRSRFHAFILGLLNTKQLELWFSSLQEDAGLLSLLYLPTGFFSLARGGCPSLSTELLLLLQPLSVLTFHLDLLFEHHHHLPLGPPQAPAPPGPPPALQQTMQAMLHFGGRLAQSLRGTSKEAASDPSDSPNLPTPGSWWEQLTQASRVYASGGTGGFPLSRWAPGRHGTAAEEGAQERPLPTDEMAPGRGLWLGRLFGVPGGPAENENGGLKSRRPSSWLPPTVSVLALVKRGAPPETPSPQELEASAPRMVQTHRAVRTLCDHTAARPDQLSFRRGEVLRVITTVDEDWLRCGRDGMEGLVPVGYTSLVL; via the exons ATGCCGCCCACGTGCTCCCCGGGGCTCCGCAGGCAGGACTGGGCCCCGGGGCGGTGCGCTGGGCTGCACCTCCCTCCCCGCGCCCTGTCCTCTCCCGCCCTACAGGCCCTAGCAGGGCAGGCGGGAG TCCGTAGTTCGTGGTCCTTCGCCGGTGTCCCCGGAGCCCAGCGGCTGTGGATGGCAGAAGCCCAGAGTGGGACTGGTCAGCTGCAGGAGCAGAAGAAAG GTCTTCTGATAGCCGTCAGCGCCTCCGTTGATAAAATCATCTCGCATTTCGGGGCCGCCCGGAACTTGGTGCAGAAG GCCCAGTTGGGTGATAGCCGGCTGAGCCCGGATGTGGGGCACCTGGTGCTGACCACCCTCTGCCCGGCCCTCCACGCCCTGGTGGCGGACGGGCTGAAGCCTTTCCGGAAGGACCTCATCACCGGGCAGCGCAGGAGCAGCCCCTGGAGCGTGGTGGAGGCGTCGGTGAAGCCAG GCTCCAGCACCCGCTCCCTTGGAACCCTGTATAGCCAGGTCAGCCGTCTAGCCCCGCTGAGCAGCAGCCGTAGCCGCTTCCATGCCTTTATCCTGGGCCTCCTCAA CACCAAGCAGTTGGAGCTGTGGTTTTCCAGTCTCCAGGAAGATGCAG GCCTGCTCTCCCTCCTGTACCTGCCAACAGGATTTTTCTCCCTGGCCCGTGGTGGCTGTCCCTCCCTGTCCACagagctgctgctcctgctgcagCCATTGTCGGTGCTCACTTTCCACCTGGACCTGCTCTTTGAGCACCACCACCACCTGCCCCTGGGCCCACCTCAGGCCCCTGCCCCTCCAGGCCCACCTCCAGCTCTGCAGCAGACTATGCAAGCCATGCTGCACTTTGGGGGCCGGCTGGCCCAGAGCCTTCGGGGGACTTCCAAGGAAGCTGCTTCAGACCCCTCTGACTCTCCAAACCTTCCCACAccagggagctggtgggagcagTTGACCCAGGCCTCCCGGGTCTATGCCTCTGGGGGCACTGGGGGCTTTCCTCTTTCCCGATGGGCACCGGGGCGTCATGGGACTGCAGCTGAAGAAGGTGCACAGGAGAGACCCCTGCCCACAGATGAGATGGCACCAGGCAGGGGCCTCTGGTTGGGAAGACTATTTGGAGTGCCTGGGGGCCCCGCAGAAAATGAGAATGGAGGCCTAAAGTCCAG GAGACCATCTAGCTGGCTGCCCCCGACAGTGAGTGTGTTGGCTCTTGTGAAGAGGGGGGCACCTCCCGAGACGCCTTCTCCTCAGGAGCTTGAGGCCTCAGCACCCAGGATGGTGCAAACCCATAG GGCAGTGCGGACTCTctgtgatcacactgctgcaAGACCTGACCAGTTGAGCTTCCGGCGTGGGGAAGTGCTGCGTGTCATCACCACAGTGGATGAGGACTGGCTCCGCTGTGGGCGGGATGGCATGGAGGGTCTGGTGCCTGTGGGGTATACCTCCCTTGTTCTGTAG
- the LOC100983642 gene encoding putative uncharacterized protein RUSC1-AS1, protein MEPGGSENAAALWISEGGRGPGRGPGPEWTSRSLLPQSGPALQPTPYSQRKGPRETHPDALKGGGGWGWGNTQSLSGECRKGVGAGEEKDGAAVSLSTPHLLAASAGLQPAPSPLGTAVCPFSPHSSPSFSHHRTLSLFISPAPLSCPAPRAQVHRSTPMGRALLTRVLLEPLRPWACPRLPRSPPGGAQSGRGGALAQPTLRCAAAPLRAWAWRSSDPPPAFSVFCHPPSGFDIS, encoded by the coding sequence ATGGAGCCGGGAGGGTCAGAGAACGCGGCTGCGCTCTGGATCTCCGAAGGGGGGCGGGGGCCTGGAAGAGGTCCGGGCCCAGAATGGACCTCCAGGTCCCTGCTGCCGCAATCCggccctgccctccagcctaccCCTTACTCCCAGAGGAAGGGACCCAGGGAGACCCACCCAGATGCCCTGAAAGGAGgtggaggatgggggtggggcaaTACGCAGAGTTTGTCTGGTGAATGCAGGAAAGGGGTGGGGGCTGGAGAGGAAAAGGATGGAGCAGCCGTCAGCTTGTCAACTCCGCATCTGCTGGCTGCCTCGGCCGGGCTCCAGCCTGCGCCCTCGCCCCTCGGAACAGCGGTATGTCCATTCTCTCCGCATTCGTCTCCATCGTTCAGCCACCACCGCACCCTTTCTCTATTCATTTCTCCTGCTCCCTTGTCCTGCCCCGCCCCTCGTGCCCAGGTCCATCGGTCTACACCCATGGGCCGAGCCCTCCTCACCAGGGTCCTCCTGGAACCGCTCCGGCCTTGGGCTTGTCCGCGGCTCCCACGGTCCCCGCCCGGCGGGGCACAGAGCGGGAGGGGAGGGGCACTAGCACAACCTACCCTGCGCTGCGCAGCTGCACCCCTTCGCGCATGGGCGTGGCGTAGCTCAGACCCGCCCCCAGCGTTTAGCGTCTTTTGTCACCCACCTAGCGGGTTTGATATATCCTAA